In the genome of Miscanthus floridulus cultivar M001 unplaced genomic scaffold, ASM1932011v1 os_2705_1, whole genome shotgun sequence, the window TGACCTGTAGGCTTCTCTCTTGCGAGTTCGTTAGTGTCAAGAGAATTGTGCTAGTAGTATTAGCGTCTGACGTTCTGGAAACGGAAAATTCGTTGCACATGTTTGGTCCATACGGGACGAGCACGAGTGATGGAGACACCACACATCCTTTGTGCTACTGCGCATCACCACCACATCAccctcaccaccaccatcaccgtgCCATTGGACTGCAGCGCTCGGAGATGACTTCGCGACACGGCTGTCGTTCTCGGCAACGCAATGAGCTAGCGTTGACTGACTTTTCGGTCTTCCATGGGCAATGAATTTTCCATCCCCGTACGCACAcacacaaaacaaaaaaaaaaatcttcagcTATCCTATACTACGATCCAAAGTTGACAGCGCTAGGATGTGATGCCTAGATTTCGGCCATTATTGTCTCGCCAGAATTCACCGAACACGCCTTCCAAAGAATTTACCGAACACATATACTTGTCATAATCGTGGTGTTAATTCATGCGTACCCGCTGGTCGCCGTCGTCGTTAGTGCCGGCGTGCAGCTAACGACCAGAGTGCGTAGACCGGCCGCGGGCGCCGGTCCGTCAAACATTTTGACCGGTTCCGGTATGCATGGCCCACCACagtagaagaagaggggcacacgcACGACTACCGCACGTTTGAACTGTACCCAAACACGGCACGAACACACCTTTTTTTTCTCCTCTATAAAAAAAACATCTCAACCTTGACTAAAGACGGCAACgggcccgatacccgatacccgacgggtatttgatccattaaggAACAGAGATGGGATCATATTTTTACCCGTGGGTATCTAAAAAGACAAGAATCCAttcccgacgggtatagcgggtacgtgAACGTTCCTTGTTTACCCGTCCCTGTTACCCGTTGAGGAACccaactatttgagctgtcatgcgagtattaggccaaaaaagttcaacataggtatttttgccaaaatctgaacaatcatatatatagtttgtgtgttctaggaaccctagtttaatttttcctcaccatctccgtcagcagcacaagcacgcttgcctcacgagcgctcgtgcccctcgcttccttcGTTCGGTCTCTCTATCATCTTTGCCCGTCCTCCTcgtaacctcgctccttctcctcggcatctccgagactccgacattTATACCCGGGTggagaagaaacgtctccgattacaAAGCTGTGACCCCAAGTGTCCatatttatcgggtatgcagtatccgtcgggtatctgttacccgatcgatacccgacgggtacggggatggacaAGAATCTATATCCAAAACAGTTAATGGAAATAGAGATGGAATGAATTCTCTGTAGCGGGAAAGAGAACATTCCGACGATAGCGGACGCCTATTCGTTGCCATCCTTAACCCCGACCCTGCGTTGGCGGCGTTGCACTGCCTGGCGCGCTTGGAACGACCGCCGGGCAGGTGGCCCAGGCCGGCGCTGGCTTTTCTGCCCCCGCGCGGGGTGTAGACCCGGCCCACGGACGACGGGACGGGGTTTATCTCCCTGTCACGGGAGCGGGCTTTTGACTGTTCTCCAGCTGGCCTTGTGCGGAGGCGGGCCCACGGCGCAGTGATCCACGGTCTCCTTTGTGCTGCTGCTGCATTCCCTCCCTCTTCGCATCTCTCTGGATCCGGACCTTAAGTAAGGGCATGTTTAGATTCAAAAAATTTTGCACAGTATCTGTCATATCAAATCTTGTGGTACATGCATAgaatactaaatgtagacgaaaaaaaattaattatatagttgggtgagaaatcacgagacgaaactttcaaacataattagtctataattagacactaattaccaaatacaagcAGCAGTACTACAGTAAcaaaaaaacaatttttttttatctaaacgcgccctaaccTTTGCCGCGAAACCTGCTGTACTGGAGCGGCACACGCTGCCGCTGCCACCTACTGGTGTACGGTACACATCAGTCGCCGGTTTCGGCCTTTGGCTTTTAAGCTAGGCCCCGTAAAGTTGCACTCCAAAatgctaaatttttcaagatttctcgtcacattgaatctttggacgcatgcataaagtattaaatataaataaaaaataaaactaattacacagtttagacgaaattcacgagacgaatcttttaagcctaattagattatgattagacactaattacgaaataacaacgaaagtgctacagtggcaTTTCGCTAAAAATTTTGCCATATAAACGGTACCTAATACTACTATCTCACTTAACATGTTGTACTGTAACGAAGCATTAGGTTAGCCCAATGATTCTCAATCAATATAGAAAACGGGGAcctttgcttttttttttcctcATCAACCCTAGAAATCCAATCACGAGCAGAGGACGGGTCGTGAGCCGGTGTGTCCGTTCCACGGACGGATCAAGCAAACGTGATGATTTTCCGAATCGATGCACGCGCGTGCAGTGGGGGCTGTACGAAGCGACACCATCACTCCGAGAatcagtctgttcgctggttAAATTTTGAACTGATAAATTAGACTGATGCTAGTTTATTAAATTTTGAACTAATAAATTAGACTGATGAAAATTATAAGAAAAATATACTGCTACCCTAGCTAAAATAAACACGCGAACAGACGGAACGACGAGACCGGCGTACCGAGGACCGTGTCCACGAGATCCCCCCGCCCGCGGCGGGGCCCGCACCTCCCCATGctcccctccctcctcctccccaCTGCTAGCTCCATCAAgtcaccccaccccacccctctCCGGAAGGCACGCCGCCCGCGCCTTCCCGCCGCGCAGACCTCTCGCTTCCACGCGGGCCCCGGGGGCTCCCTGGTCCCGAACGTCGGTGACGTCGGGTGGGAGTCGCCGCGGTGGGGCGCCCCTTTGTTCTGCGAGCGTAGGCGGTGGTCCCACCGCGGAGTAGAAGAACAATTTAGGTCGGGACATACACACATACACACGCGCACACACAGCCGCACTCCGTTTCCAGCTACAGAGAGAATTCGTCcccgaaaagaaaaagaaaaaaactccCTTCCatttcagagagagagagagagaggggaggaggaggagcacgcCGTGAGCtcaggagggagagggagagagagcccggcggcggcgcggcagatcGGGCAGCGCCGTGCAGCTCGGGCCTTAGGCGCACCGGTCGGCGGGGGGACCCGCGCGCCCATGCGTCGGTGAGGTGGTGGGGGCCCGCTTGGCGCTCGAGTTggaatggcggcggcggcggaggcggggagGTGGTGGGCGGTGGTCCTTGCGGTGGCGGTGCTGCTCGGGCCGGGACGGGTCGTCGCCAacaccgagggtgagtcctgccTGATCTCATACATACTAGTTAGCCGTGCGCTGCCCCGGTTTGATTCGTCCCAAGTTTGAAATCTGTACAGCTGGGATGGAGCATATGAGCTTGATTCTTTTACTGGTTTCATTGATGCTCGTAGGTATTGCCTGCTCTCTACTTCTTGCTTCCGTTCGTGGTGATGTATTTGGCGGATATTTGAAGTTTATGCATAGAGCATACGTTTAGTTATAGCTCTGCTTCGATGGATCAGAGGAATGAACAAGCCACGTTCAGTTGATTTCGAGGAAAACGTAAACTTTTTGTTCGCTGTAGTTCTTTCGTTATGCCATATACTTTTCTCGTTTGGGCGTTCAGCCCATCGTTAAGTCTACTTCCAATAGCGAGGCAGCGAGAGACCACCAACCTTAGCCTAGTTCGTTTGTATAAAAGGAGGAATTCTGCTAATATCGTCCTCCAAAATTAAGGAGTTCATTTGGATTCCTAATGTTGACTTTTAAGTGAGATTGTTTGACCGGTTCTTTAAGCTGGtgacaaaaaaaaactttttgcTATTTCTACGGCTGGGATGTTATTgaacatctctctctctctccctccctctctctccacaAATGGTAATTGAACAGTATAGTTTGATAGGATGTGTCCCCATGGTCTACCATGAATAGAAGAACATCAAACACTGTAGTACTAACAATGGATGGGGCCAACTGTAATAACTACTAATCTCTGTGCTTTGGAACTTCCTGACTTACATGGTTTCTTACCTTACCTGTTTTGGAAATTTCAATCTTTTTGCCTAGCagccttttttttttctaaatattttGCATACAAGCTCGTCACGGATAAAATTTCTTATATGTTTTTTCATCTTAACTGGGAATATACTTGCTGCTGATAATGCTACCTTTCGTCCACAGGTGATGCTCTGTACAGCCTGCGGCAGAGCTTGAAAGATACTAACAATGTCTTGCAGAGTTGGGATCCCACTCTTGTTAATCCATGTACATGGTTCCATGTTACGTGTAACAACGATAACAGTGTTATCAGAGTGTAAGTTGATGAAAAAGCTCTCATATATTCATTTCAAAGTGTTAGTGATGTTCACCTCTGGTCTAAATGTCCTCCCTTTCACAGTGACCTTGGAAATGCACAATTATCTGGTGTCTTAGTGCCACAACTTGGTCAGCTGAAAAATCTCCAATATTTGTAAGTTCTGCATGTGTTGGTTTTGCCAACAGTTTCAAGATGTGGATTTTCTATCTTGTATGTGCCGTCAGAATAATTATTTTAAGAAAAGTGCTCCAGTAATCCCTTCTCAAAAATAAGAACTGACCCTAAAGCACCCTGAATTGATCGGTTTATTTTGAATTACCTCCTGAGCCTGGCCCAGCCCATCACAATCCAATTCTTCACGTTCTCTTAGTTGTGGGGCACTATGGCTTGATCTGTGGATCAGACATGGCTGATAACCATGGAGATTTAATTTGGGACTGGAGCACTGAAAGTTTGTTGGCCTGGGAGGACAGTTTGTCGGACACCACCAGCAGATGACGCTCTATGGCAGACAAAATGCATACTTCTGTTCACCTTTTGCCTATATGGATTTCTTTCGTAGACTTCCTTTTACTTGGCCACTCAGTGCTCATTTGAGGTTGTGCTTCCAAGACTATTAGCTTATTGCAATCTGTGTCAGTGAGTCAGTGACATTAGGATGTGTGCACTAGAAACTCTGCCACCTGCATACCTATGCACTCGCCAAAGAAAACTGAACATTTTTTTTGGTGGGTGGGGGTTGGGGAGTTGGGGACGGCCACAATGGGTAAGGGAGGCAGCCTTGGAGGTATCATTTAATTTACTTAGGTGCTTCAGGATACGTGCTAATTTTTTAGGAGTACTGGAGTACTTCTCTTGTTTTAAATGTGAATTAGAGGTACGCTGTTTCAAAAACAAATTATCCATTTAGAAATTAGCGGATCTTAAAAAAAGTCTTAACCTTTACATTTTATGCGTAACTCTGTTTGTTAATTGTTGTATACATTTCTTCATTTTGTAATTGTGTCCTTTTACATTTGAGAATTTATTTATATTACTTTTTTTTGTAATAGGGAGCTTTACAGCAACAACATAAGTGGGACCATACCCCCTGAACTTGGGAACTTGACTAACCTGGTCAGTTTGGATCTGTATATGAACAACTTCTCTGGCTATATCCCTGACAGCCTGGGGAATCTATTGAAGCTGCGTTTCCTGTAAGACTCATTTTGTTTACCAATTACTAGCACCCTCTTATGTTGTTTTACTTGCTGAGGTTTAATGTTTAGAcacttttcagtttttttttttaaatttctggATGTTTTATATAGACTTTTGATCTCTTTGTCAAGAATGGCCTATGTATTTTGTAACCTGAAAAACAAGAGGAACTTGTGATGCTGCATTTTCTAATTTCTGTGACATGTTGGTATTTGATTAACTTTGTTGTTTTCCTATTTGATAGATGGACTTGTGTGTTTGCTTCTCCTCCTTTCTCCTACTCTTCCCATGCTTATTCTATATTATGGCAGTTGTATCGTTGAATTGTATTTTATCAGCACAACTCATGCTGTCtttggaaaaaaaaatcattAACATTTTATCTTTATTAGTGTCTTCTGTGCTCTTATATTTTGGTAAAGTCACAAATATTTATTTGTTCTGTGCCTATGTGCAAGGATAGACGTCTTAACAACAACAGCTTGGTTGGTCAAATTCCTGTATCCTTGACCAATATCTCCACTCTCCAAGTACTGTAAGTAGCATGCACACTACTATTGTTCTCTTGATGTTTGTTATGTGTTGAATGAATATATAATATAATTATCATGAAAATGCAGGGATCTCTCGAACAACAACCTCTCAGGAGAAGTCCCATCAACAGGCTCCTTTTCACTCTTCACCCCTATTAGGTCTTTTATCTGGATGATTCACTGATCCTTAGCCTACACTGTATCTTCAGCGTGCATGATAAATATTACCTGTTTGTTACAGTTTTGCCAACAATCCAAATCTTTGCGGCCCTGGTACTACAAAGCCCTGCCCTGGGGCTCCTCCCTTTTCCCCACCTCCTCCATTCAATCCTCCATCTCCCCCAACCCAATCAACTGGTAGGTTTTTTAATCTACTTGTATTCTCATTAGTACAATGAAACTTTAGCATTCTGGACGACACTTAATTCCTGGATTTATGTCTACCATTAGGTGCCTCTAGCACTGGAGCAATCGCTGGAGGTGTTGCTGCTGGTGCAGCATTGGTGTTTGCTGTTCCTGCAATTGCATTTGCAATGTGGCGCCGTCGTAAACCTGAAGAGCATTTCTTCGATGTTCCTGGTCTGTATCATATGGTGTACTTTTTTTGTTAACCTGTATTGCCTGTTTGTTCATCTGCTGGCCCATTTTGCTTGCTTCAGCCGAGGAGGATCCAGAAGTCCATCTTGGTCAGCTCAAAAAGTTTTCGTTGCGGGAGCTTCAAGTTGCAACTGATAATTTCAGTAACAAGAACATTTTAGGAAGAGGTGGTTTTGGAAAAGTGTACAAGGGAAGGCTTGCTGATGGCTCTTTGGTAGCAGTGAAAAGACTAAAAGAGGAGCGGACACCTGGTGGTGA includes:
- the LOC136535358 gene encoding LRR receptor kinase SERK2-like → MAAAAEAGRWWAVVLAVAVLLGPGRVVANTEGDALYSLRQSLKDTNNVLQSWDPTLVNPCTWFHVTCNNDNSVIRVDLGNAQLSGVLVPQLGQLKNLQYLELYSNNISGTIPPELGNLTNLVSLDLYMNNFSGYIPDSLGNLLKLRFLRLNNNSLVGQIPVSLTNISTLQVLDLSNNNLSGEVPSTGSFSLFTPISFANNPNLCGPGTTKPCPGAPPFSPPPPFNPPSPPTQSTGASSTGAIAGGVAAGAALVFAVPAIAFAMWRRRKPEEHFFDVPAEEDPEVHLGQLKKFSLRELQVATDNFSNKNILGRGGFGKVYKGRLADGSLVAVKRLKEERTPGGELQFQTEVEMISMAVHRNLLRLRGFCMTPTERLLVYPYMANGSVASRLRERQTSEPPLEWEKRRRIALGSARGLSYLHDHCDPKIIHRDVKAANILLDEDFEAVVGDFGLAKLMDYKDTHVTTAVRGTIGHIAPEYLSTGKSSEKTDVFGYGIMLLELITGQRAFDLARLANDDDVMLLDWVKGLLKEKKVEMLVDPDLQNAYEEIEVENLIQVALLCTQGSPLDRPKMSEVVRMLEGDGLAERWDEWQKVEVVRQEAESAPLRNDWIVDSTYNLRAVELSGPR